The following coding sequences lie in one Desulfovibrio aminophilus DSM 12254 genomic window:
- a CDS encoding phosphoribosylformylglycinamidine synthase subunit PurQ — MARVNVLVITGYGTNCEQESAYAVRQAGADAATVVFFSDIAAGRVNIADFNYLIFPGGFLDGDDLGAAHAAAVRWRHAVTAKGEPLLHQLRAFLDQGGVVLGICNGFQLLVKLGLLPASTGEYFVKEVSLSNNDSARFEDRWVWLKANPASPCVFTRGLDRLYLPVRHGEGKIIPKSQEMLDDIVKKNLVALQYCDPESGLPTQEYPYNPNGSPLAIAGLTDPSGRILGLMPHPEAFNHPTNHPGWTRGEEIRLGLVLLEGGVRHLKAQ, encoded by the coding sequence ATGGCCCGCGTCAACGTCCTGGTTATTACCGGATACGGCACCAATTGTGAACAGGAATCCGCGTATGCGGTGAGGCAGGCCGGAGCCGACGCGGCGACCGTCGTCTTTTTCTCGGATATCGCGGCCGGGCGGGTGAACATCGCGGACTTCAACTACCTCATCTTCCCCGGTGGATTCCTGGACGGCGACGACCTGGGCGCGGCCCACGCGGCGGCGGTGCGCTGGCGGCACGCGGTCACGGCCAAGGGCGAGCCGCTGCTCCACCAGTTGCGCGCCTTCCTGGACCAAGGCGGCGTGGTCCTGGGCATCTGCAATGGTTTTCAGCTGCTGGTGAAGCTGGGCCTGCTGCCCGCCTCCACCGGTGAATATTTCGTCAAGGAAGTCTCCCTGTCCAACAACGACTCGGCCCGCTTCGAGGACCGCTGGGTCTGGCTCAAGGCCAATCCGGCCTCGCCCTGCGTCTTCACCAGGGGGTTGGACCGGCTCTACCTGCCGGTACGCCACGGCGAAGGCAAGATCATTCCCAAGTCTCAGGAAATGCTGGACGACATCGTGAAGAAAAATCTCGTGGCTCTGCAGTACTGCGACCCGGAGAGCGGCCTGCCGACCCAGGAGTACCCCTACAATCCCAACGGCTCCCCCCTGGCCATCGCCGGGCTCACCGATCCCTCGGGCCGCATCCTGGGCCTCATGCCCCACCCCGAGGCCTTCAACCATCCCACCAACCATCCCGGCTGGACCCGCGGCGAGGAAATTCGTCTGGGACTGGTCCTGCTGGAAGGCGGGGTGCGGCACCTCAAGGCCCAGTAG
- the tadA gene encoding tRNA adenosine(34) deaminase TadA codes for MKPRPLPPEESALGGTWRSFMDQALAEAMIAAREGETPVGALLLSPSGEVLARGRNRSIARHDPTAHAEILCLRQAGERLGNYRLTGSILVVTLEPCLMCVGALLHARVAGVVFGAADPKAGALVSNLDGAALPFANHAMWAVPGVMAQECAGLLKHFFQKRRKD; via the coding sequence ATGAAACCACGGCCGCTGCCCCCCGAGGAATCCGCCCTGGGCGGCACTTGGCGTTCGTTCATGGACCAGGCCCTGGCCGAGGCCATGATCGCGGCCCGTGAAGGCGAGACCCCGGTGGGTGCTCTGCTCCTTTCCCCGAGTGGTGAGGTTCTCGCCCGGGGACGCAACCGGAGCATCGCTCGGCACGATCCCACGGCCCATGCGGAAATCCTCTGTCTGCGCCAAGCCGGAGAGCGGCTCGGCAACTACCGGCTCACGGGTTCGATCCTGGTGGTCACGCTGGAGCCGTGCCTCATGTGCGTGGGCGCGCTCCTGCATGCCCGGGTGGCGGGCGTGGTCTTCGGCGCGGCGGACCCCAAGGCCGGGGCCCTGGTCTCCAACCTGGACGGCGCGGCCCTGCCATTCGCCAACCACGCCATGTGGGCGGTGCCCGGGGTCATGGCCCAGGAGTGCGCCGGCCTGCTCAAACATTTTTTCCAGAAGCGCCGCAAGGACTGA
- a CDS encoding site-specific integrase translates to MPRCQGVQRRKESTNYRLRVKVPTDLLTHYHPRKEITKSLKTSDYRTACDRARIERVKLDQEFAEVRRKLAAQAHPRTSLTPTEVDRLCALVHHSMVQADEDMRASGMAVDDLWFQRMAAHHEEVERVYRPALARGDVSVVASALEDWLQGHGIELDPSSQEYRTLAYAFLKSVIRAVEVQAKRHRGEVVDTPPAPAPLPGPAPVQTTAEGELTLSRLFEKWKDENAQRVAPKSLQEFTATIRRFTELHGDLPLSRITKALVRDFKDALLKCPAASHLPIKHRGKSIREMIALAEKDRTLSRLSTRTVNDKWLGFLCAVLSWGTANGYLENNPASNVKATVSKVQDKARVPYSIEDVNFILRFPIFTKGERPRAGGGEAAKWLPLLALFTGARLGELGKLQVEDVRHERDVWYLDLMNTGTKTQGSKRQVPIHPELIRLGFLEYVEARRKAGGDGALFPDRAGKPLDTEAWSKWWGRYARSHGIEDRRKVFHSFRHTVKDGLRDSGVPFDLRSALQGHAVPGVGEGYGQGFALQVLAEAMAKLQYPGLDLEHLSIKP, encoded by the coding sequence ATGCCAAGATGCCAGGGAGTCCAACGCCGGAAAGAGTCCACGAACTACCGCCTTCGGGTCAAGGTGCCCACCGACCTTCTGACCCACTACCACCCCAGAAAAGAAATCACCAAGTCCCTCAAGACCAGCGACTACCGCACAGCCTGCGACAGGGCCAGGATAGAGCGGGTGAAGCTGGACCAGGAGTTTGCCGAGGTCCGGCGCAAGCTGGCCGCTCAGGCACACCCCCGCACCAGCCTGACCCCAACCGAGGTTGACCGCCTGTGCGCCCTGGTTCACCACAGCATGGTCCAGGCCGATGAGGATATGCGGGCCTCCGGCATGGCAGTCGATGACCTATGGTTCCAGCGCATGGCCGCCCACCATGAGGAAGTCGAACGGGTCTACCGCCCGGCCCTGGCCCGTGGTGACGTGTCCGTGGTGGCCTCTGCCCTGGAGGATTGGCTTCAAGGTCACGGCATCGAACTGGACCCCTCCAGCCAGGAGTACCGGACCCTGGCCTACGCCTTCCTCAAGTCCGTGATCCGTGCGGTCGAGGTCCAGGCCAAGCGCCACCGTGGCGAGGTGGTGGACACCCCACCCGCCCCCGCACCACTCCCAGGCCCTGCCCCTGTCCAGACCACGGCCGAGGGCGAGTTGACCCTCTCCCGTCTGTTCGAGAAGTGGAAGGATGAGAACGCCCAGCGGGTGGCCCCGAAGTCTCTCCAGGAGTTCACGGCCACGATCCGCCGCTTCACCGAGCTTCACGGGGACTTGCCCCTGTCCCGGATCACCAAGGCCCTTGTGCGGGACTTCAAGGACGCCTTGCTCAAGTGTCCCGCCGCCAGTCACCTCCCGATCAAGCATCGGGGCAAGTCGATCCGGGAGATGATAGCCCTGGCGGAGAAGGACCGGACCTTGTCCAGGCTGTCCACCCGCACGGTCAACGACAAGTGGCTAGGCTTCCTCTGTGCGGTCCTGTCCTGGGGCACGGCAAACGGCTACCTGGAAAACAATCCCGCCTCCAACGTGAAGGCGACCGTGTCCAAGGTACAGGACAAGGCCAGAGTGCCCTACTCCATCGAAGACGTGAACTTCATCCTCCGCTTCCCGATCTTCACCAAGGGAGAACGCCCCCGAGCCGGTGGAGGCGAGGCGGCGAAGTGGCTCCCGCTCCTGGCCCTGTTCACCGGGGCGCGGCTGGGTGAACTCGGCAAGCTCCAGGTGGAGGACGTGCGTCATGAGCGGGATGTCTGGTACCTGGACCTCATGAACACCGGCACCAAGACCCAAGGTTCGAAACGACAGGTGCCGATCCATCCCGAGCTGATCCGCCTGGGCTTCCTGGAGTACGTCGAGGCCCGCCGGAAGGCCGGGGGTGACGGTGCCTTGTTCCCTGACCGGGCCGGGAAGCCTTTGGACACCGAAGCGTGGTCAAAGTGGTGGGGGCGCTACGCTCGATCCCACGGGATTGAAGACCGGCGCAAGGTCTTCCACTCATTCAGGCACACGGTGAAGGACGGCCTCCGTGACTCCGGCGTTCCCTTCGATCTGCGAAGCGCCTTGCAAGGTCATGCCGTCCCCGGTGTAGGAGAAGGCTACGGCCAGGGGTTCGCCCTCCAGGTGCTGGCCGAGGCTATGGCGAAGCTCCAGTATCCGGGCCTGGACTTGGAACACCTATCCATAAAGCCGTAG